The DNA sequence GGAGggaagaaatgaaaataaattataaggttaatgaggaaagaaaaggaaaaaaaaagaaaaaaaaaagaagtaataatAGTGTTTATTAGTAATTGTTGTTTGGATGATAAATAAATGGAATGAGAaggaaaggaaataaaaatgacTTGTTTAGAAAATTACCATTGATACATATTTCTAACGAGTcaattagataataataataatatggataATTTACAGATATTGAAAAAAGTTTATCAAAATCTTTTCATTTCCTTCATTTTCCTCtcaatttagaataaaaaacaTACTTGTTAAAATAAAGTGACCAATTTCTTGCCATTCCTTTCCTTTTCACcttgttttaattattaaaacaagAGATTTGAATGTTTTCCTTTCTATTCCTTCAATCCAAACATGCAATAATATCCCATAAAGTTTCAAAATGACACCTATTTTAgatgattaatttcatattattttctcatattaaaaattttcaaatttccactcgTTTTGACTCTTATCTAAAAGAACCTTAAAGcaaaattttaccaaatttatacGTCTTACCAAAATTGGTGCAATGTGCATCGTATTGCCTAGTGGtttacatatgtatatgtatatattgcttCAATACTTATCTTGTTCACTCGTAGATTAGATAGGCTCGAATAAGTTGAATAACTTCCTTGAAAATCAAGCTAACCAAATATGGAAGTCGGCAGGTATTAGCTAAGGAAacttgaatttttttcaatattgtaCATTTcaagatgctcatgatgattTCTCTTTTTGACCCTTTTTTCACATGTATATTTATCATCCACATCTTTATCCAGTAATCTCAATTAACGACCTTCTTAAATAAGTAATTGGCCCCTCTTAGTCTCACTTCCAAATACCCGGAtttgcttaaatatttatataagtcttttttttttccaaaagagaGATGGAGACAAAGTTTAGATGGTCATAAAGTTAGCTTTGCTTAAACTAAACTccaaaaacaagaaacaaataGAACTTAACGAATGGATTAAGGCAGACGTGTTTTTCATGGTCATGCTAAACGACAAATACACGTATTCATGTATATAAACATCTACATATTGTGTCATCAAGATCCACTCCATGCGCGTGGCTATCAGATTTGTGAAAATGTTCTAAGAGCCTACCAGAGTTTAACTAGATGATGATATACTTCCATGCATATATTAGAAAAAGGACAATGAAAGATGACTAGATCCATGAATGAACAATTTGGCAATTtgtggacccaaaaaaaaaaaaacgtttgaGGATACAGACATGTTGTGTTTGATCATGTGTTTTTGTCTTTGACCCTTTTTGAAGTAGAAAAGCTCCATTTATGATAAGACAAGCATTTCCTAAGCTGAGGTTTATCTGCTTATAAGGTGTTTTCAATAATTGTCTGAATGCCAATTGTATTGGTAGTTCGTGTGCATATCAGCTTGTCTTGTCGCACTCTATATATAGGGGGAGTTGTTGCTTATATGCTCATAGATAACTTTCTggttttattcaattttatagGCTTTTGAGTTTTGAGTACTTTCTTTATCATATTCTTTAAGCCTTTCGTACATGCCACAATGTCTAGGCTTCAAAAGGCAATTGGGTTGATGCTATTATCCTTAATCATATTGTCCAACTTTGTAGTGAGTTCAGAAGCAACCAGGCCAATTGAGATCAATACCAATGTGATCGTCTTGCGAGAACTACTGAGGTATAGGGTATCAAATGGTGAGTTTTATAGAAGAAAGTTGACTCAGCGTGATGGAGGAGTAACTAGACTTCCACCTGGAGGACCAGACCCTCAACATCACTAGCTTgcaagatttatatatataggtggGTTTATTTTCTAGGGGTCAGAATTCTCTTTCACTGTTTCCATCTTTTCTAAGTTatggaaaaaggcaaaaaattTTGTCCCTTGGAGGATGAGAATATAGAGGAAAAGGAGGAAATAACTCTTCCCCCTTTTTGTTTTCAGAACAGGAAGGAgcggaaagaaaaaataaaagattttaataactATGCCTGTAGGGAACTGTTGattgtctctttctctctctctctccccctctcactttacatttttattttgcagaGCGTGTAATAAATCATGTTGTCAATCCCATTGACTTCTAGTAAAATGAAAACTATGTGTATTTGTTTTATAGTTTTACCAGAAAATCAATAAGAATACTTTAATATTAACAGGGATGTCATGAAAAGCAAACAAAATGTATCATGAACATATAGTGTTATATTCAAACTAATCCAGCTGAAATGGAAGAGCATATATCCCCAATAAATGCCTTTTCCCTGTGCTTCAACACCAATCATCAACCTCCTTCGGTTAAACACAAGTCAAATATGATCAAGTGGCTTCAAACTCATTTAGCTTGGTGGATATTAGGTATGAACTCACTACAAGCACTGACGAAACCATTAGACATGTATAGCAAAAATACCATGGCAAATAGGTTTCTTAGAGGACAATTCAGGTGGCAAAAGTTATGTTCGGTCTAAATTTGATTCAATTTGTGCCTTAGAATAATTCTTAcctaagaaaaaagaaatgcttCTCCCAATAGCTTTTCAAGGACAAATTTATTATCCAAACTAGACTGAACTATTTGTTTTAATGGATCTAGACTATATAATGCGTTACAAGAGACTCATTAATTAGTTATCTTTATCTTCGGTGGCCAATCAAGTTCCCCTGTTTCTCTCAGAAGCATCTCCTATGGAAATTAAATACATAGAAGGGACTAAATTTctaaaacaatttatataaatatttttttggatcaGCTCACTGCATTATTCGGAATCAGAATCTTAATGCAGTCCAAAAAGGCTACTTATCAGGTATAAGGATCTCAATATATATGTGAATGTGAAAAACAAGCCTACAAACAAAACCAAAACTGCACGAAACTAGCTGCAAGATAAATAAAACcaagaacaaataaaatactagCTAAACCATCTACAATTTTGTTTCAATCCTCTGTAAGAATGTGTCACAAGAGCATATCATCAAGCCGTAAATTGTCACATATTTGTAATACTCCAATTCGAAACAAACTTTTAACAATCTGTGGGAAGAGGATACTGACAGTATCTGGTGTTCTTCATGCAGAGGAAAAACCGCTCATAAGCGGATGCCATTTTCGTTGCGGTGAACATTGAAAGTGCGTATTCCTTGCAGGCCATGCCTTTCCTCTGCAGAATATAAGGACCATCTCTTATTGCTGACTCCAAAGCCTCTACAAATGAATTTACATTGGGTGAAAAAGTGTATCCAAACCCTTCATCCACAAGCACTGTACCAACTATGCTTGGATAGTTGGGGGTGAGAACTGGCTTCCCACAATGCATTGCTTCAATCAGTGTGAGGTCAAGACCCTGCGGTCTCATTGTAGGATTCACAAACAAATCTAAAGCATCGTAAAAATGCGAGAGCTCTGAAGGCTCCAATGCCCCTAGAACCTTCACATTTGGGCCTAATTGAGAATACCTTCTTCCCCAAGGACCTGATCCAGCTACAAGCAGAAATACACTAGGATGTCGTCTGGCTATTGATGAAAAAGCTTCAAAGAGAAGTGGGTGTCCTTTGTCCCTAACCAGCCTCCCTGCAACTCCCATCACTACACTCACATTTCCAGGAATCCCATGTTTTTTCCGGAACCTTAAACCGGCTTCTGGGTCTGGTACAAATTCAGCTTCATCAACTCCATTCAGTATAACATGAACATTTCTAGGTGGTAGTTGATAGATGTTTATCAGATCCTCTCCAGCACTCTTGCTTATGCATATATGTTGATTGTAACTTCTAAAGAATCTGATTTCGTCAACGAGCCTAGGGATTGCTTCTTGAAGATCTGTCATTGGTCCTGGGAGTTTCCCATCTGGGTTAGAAAGAAGCTCTTGGAATAACTTAGAGTGCATAATTTCATACCAGATTCCATGCCAAGTTACAGCCACATTAGGCACCAATTTCGCACGCCAATGAGGCAAGGAAACGCTCTCTGTGTGCACGTAATCAAACCCACCATTTGCATCCACTTGATGGAAATTATCAAATGCCAAAGAGATATTGACTGAGCCATGATCATTTGCTGCAAAATATACATGAAGGTTGTCATCATGTATGTCTTGGTGAGGCTTCCTATCTGAAGGAACTGTGAAAACATGGACTTCATGACCTTTGGCAGCAAGTGCATTGTATAGAGTATAAGCATGGCGCTCCATACCACCCGGTGCTGCCCCAATCGGCCATGTCTTTGAGAACACGGCAAGCTTGAGCTTCTCAAATGTCGGTCCGAAACAGAGTTTGTTCCATGGGAATTTAGTATCTCGAAGATCACCATTAAATCTCAATTGCTCTGCCAAAATGAATTGTTCCCGTATGTGTCTGAGCGGCGAAAGTAAGAGGAACAAGACGGTAAAGAGTATGAACAAAGTGAGAATGGTTGAATATCGAAAAGAAAGGAACTTAGAGGAAAAAGTTCTGGAAAAAGTACGGTGTTTGGTGCCCATTTTTGCTAGCTCTGCAAAAGTCACAGAGACGGAGGCTCGTCCTTTGAATTTTTTGGTAGGTAAGACTTTATGGTGATATTAAAAGGGCTTCGGCCATTAATGCCGGATCTCTACGAGCTTTTAGAATATTTAAGGTACTGCAGCTGCACATGGCCCTTGCTTATAATTTTGTCAAACTCCACAACCTCTATCAAACGTTTTGAGCACCATGCCTACCATTTcttggttttccttttttttctttggggtcaaagttttttctcttaattttgaATAGTGAAATAGTAATATATGGACCATTGGAATATGGTCAAGTGCCTAGGGAATAATTTATAAAGCCATGGATATATACAAAAGAGGCAGGTACCGAACCATTCTGTTTGTGCATAGGATTGGTGGGTTTGTGTTGATCACTTCATTTGGCATAGAAGGTTTGAGTCAAGACTTAGAAAGAGACATTTGTGTGTTTAAAATAGAGTTTGTTAATTAGAGGGCTTCATGGGATTTGGAAATGTTTGAAATATTTTAGCCACTTGAAGTTGTCAACTCTATGAGCATCTTGTAAGTAGAAAGTCACAATAACATTTTCATACGTAGatcttaatatttaaatataggaGGAAACAGTTTTTTTAAGAATACTAATAGGACAAAAAGTGAGGAAAATATagattatattgaaaaataagtgtGACTTAGTCCATTATTCGTGCCTCCAAGTAGGTTAAAAACTGTAGATATGCAAGAGATGATAAGaaaattgtataatattattagttttattgtacccttaaatatatatgaatgacactattttacaaataaaatatatatatatatatatatttttttttttttgagtaagtacaaataaaatagttacaaccaattattattattattttttttggctaaggTTATAAGTCACAACAATTAACAACTAGAAAGTCGAAGCCAAATTGATCTCCACAACGAAAGGTGCGGGTCCCATTCAAACGCGGCAATCAGCTGCCTTTCATTTCACGCTCGCCATCAGCGCGTGTTTTTCACCGGCCATCCTAAACTCTCCCCGTCTCAACTCTCTCATGGAGTGGAAGAGAAAGTAAGTGAGACGAAGACGATGAGTTCGATTCGATATCAATGTATCTCCATAGGATTTCTCAGAAACACCTCCAAAaccttatttttccaatttatgaGAACTCAATTTATACCAGAATTTGTTAAACCCTAGCTCCGTACGTTCCCAATTCGCTTCAAAACCCTAATAcgcagtaattttttttttttttatttttcctttttgcaaaatcatgtgcTAAAATTTCCGTAATCCCAGCTGCAAGATTGATTCTCGTTTCAGTATTTTTCTTTCAGAGTAAAAAATTTCGGATTTTTGTGGCGATTTTTCATGCATGGCTTCGGGGTCAATGCTTGGTGATGATGCTAAAGAGAAGCACAGGTCGGCACAAAGCAACAAGAAGTTCCATAGCCGAAAGAACCAGAAGCCCAAGAACCCTAACCTCCTCTCCCGACGATCCTCGCAAACTCTAGTCGCTCCCATCACCGACAATAATGATTCATCGCCGCCCCACCACTTTTTGCGTGTCGACGATGCGGCGGGGTCAAACGACTTGTCGTACCACGACCACCCTCTACCTCGCGGCTCCGAACAGGCCAATGAGAACGGATTTCCTGGGTACATGGAGTTCGAAAACCGGGTTAGAATAAGCTTGGATTCGAGGTCGAAAATGGATATCAGAGAGCTGAGGAGGAAGCTTTTGAGTGAGCTTGATCAAGTGAGATGCTTGGTGAAGAAACTTGAGTCTAAGGAGTTTCAGCTCAGTGGGTATAGCCATTCTCAATTCTCGGCTAACTATGCGGTAGACAATATGGGAAGCACAGAGAGGCTGAATTCCGGGGTGGGTTTGAAAGGACCGCGTGATTCGAGACTGTTTCGGGGTTTAAGTGATTCAGTAGCAGAGAACAATCATGGGGTTGTTGGTGAAGTTggtgggaagaagaagaagaagaagttgccAACTCCTGAGAGtgacaagaaaatgaaaaccggtggagggaaaaaagaTGAGCTTCGAGGGAGATTTTTGCCAGGGAAAGATAAGTATTCGAGCCAATTGTTTAATAGTTGTAGTGATTTACTAGGCAAATTGATGAAACATAAATTTGGTTGGATTTTTAATGTCCCTGTAGATGTGAAAGGCCTTGGACTTCATGATTACCATACAATTGTTAAACATCCAATGGATTTAGGCACTGTGAAGACTAGGCTAAACAAGGGATGGTATAAATCGCCAATGGAGTTTGCGGAGGATGTGAGGCTTACTTTTCATAATGCTATGTTTTATAACCCCAAAGGGCAGGATGCTTATTTTATGGCAGAGCAGTTGTTGAAGATATTTGAACCAAAATGGTTAGCTTTAGAAGCGGAATATAATCTCAATAAGACGTTAGAAGTGGGTAAGGCTGATTTGCCAACACCTGCCTCAAGAAAAGTTCAGAATCCTGCTACTGCACCTCCCCGTCTTCCTCCTCGTCCTGCTTCACCGCCGCCAATGTCGACTCTGGATAGGTCAGAATCACATACAAAGCCTGTGGATCCCAAATTGAAACCAGAGGGTTTTGGTCATGTAGGCAGAACACCAGTTCCGAAGAAACCAAAAGC is a window from the Ziziphus jujuba cultivar Dongzao chromosome 11, ASM3175591v1 genome containing:
- the LOC107432529 gene encoding uncharacterized protein LOC107432529 produces the protein MGTKHRTFSRTFSSKFLSFRYSTILTLFILFTVLFLLLSPLRHIREQFILAEQLRFNGDLRDTKFPWNKLCFGPTFEKLKLAVFSKTWPIGAAPGGMERHAYTLYNALAAKGHEVHVFTVPSDRKPHQDIHDDNLHVYFAANDHGSVNISLAFDNFHQVDANGGFDYVHTESVSLPHWRAKLVPNVAVTWHGIWYEIMHSKLFQELLSNPDGKLPGPMTDLQEAIPRLVDEIRFFRSYNQHICISKSAGEDLINIYQLPPRNVHVILNGVDEAEFVPDPEAGLRFRKKHGIPGNVSVVMGVAGRLVRDKGHPLLFEAFSSIARRHPSVFLLVAGSGPWGRRYSQLGPNVKVLGALEPSELSHFYDALDLFVNPTMRPQGLDLTLIEAMHCGKPVLTPNYPSIVGTVLVDEGFGYTFSPNVNSFVEALESAIRDGPYILQRKGMACKEYALSMFTATKMASAYERFFLCMKNTRYCQYPLPTDC
- the LOC107432537 gene encoding transcription factor GTE3, chloroplastic — protein: MASGSMLGDDAKEKHRSAQSNKKFHSRKNQKPKNPNLLSRRSSQTLVAPITDNNDSSPPHHFLRVDDAAGSNDLSYHDHPLPRGSEQANENGFPGYMEFENRVRISLDSRSKMDIRELRRKLLSELDQVRCLVKKLESKEFQLSGYSHSQFSANYAVDNMGSTERLNSGVGLKGPRDSRLFRGLSDSVAENNHGVVGEVGGKKKKKKLPTPESDKKMKTGGGKKDELRGRFLPGKDKYSSQLFNSCSDLLGKLMKHKFGWIFNVPVDVKGLGLHDYHTIVKHPMDLGTVKTRLNKGWYKSPMEFAEDVRLTFHNAMFYNPKGQDAYFMAEQLLKIFEPKWLALEAEYNLNKTLEVGKADLPTPASRKVQNPATAPPRLPPRPASPPPMSTLDRSESHTKPVDPKLKPEGFGHVGRTPVPKKPKAKDPDKRDMTYEEKQKLSANLQNLPSEKLDNVVQIIKKRNPRLFQQEDEIEVDIANVDPETLWELDRFVTNYKKSLSKIKRKNELALQSRTNPVNAIQETNLAPSAAEVQKEAETVENNVTEYSPVGRVEKGDDVSRASSSGGSGTDAGSSSSDSDSDS